The following are encoded together in the Halococcus salifodinae DSM 8989 genome:
- a CDS encoding anaerobic glycerol-3-phosphate dehydrogenase subunit C has product MSDADSTDEFEPVEVFETTDMDLRSGSDDCYKCSTCDTSCPVAEVDDEFPGPKFQGPEQWRLKRKEGHEIDDSITGCSNCMRCDDACPSSVPLSQMHNTARGEYVESQRFGREALAALRQGEPREALEIVRNGTDGLVERVRNRVLANYRTSAWLASKVPWLANRAMNFGPARWLMEATLGVTKEREFPAFADQTFREWWVERGGAHVGNPDKQVAYFHGCYSNFNTPEVAKAMVHVFEEFGYEVLVPPQKCSGTPMFANGMLGDARRHAETNVENLAAAIDGGADIVASCTSCSMALRQEYPELFDLDGIDSVAAHTYEAVEYLRLHEDLEGELAAAEVDASEFAYHAPCHARNQGIDRQAIELFSDLDGATVEDVGDSCSGISGTYGWKEEKYDYSMEIGEEMFEHMESADGETGMTECPTCAMQMEHGTGYEISHPLELLEEALV; this is encoded by the coding sequence ATGAGTGATGCAGATTCCACGGACGAGTTCGAGCCGGTAGAAGTGTTCGAGACGACCGACATGGATCTCCGATCGGGATCGGACGACTGCTACAAATGTTCGACGTGCGATACGTCCTGTCCGGTCGCCGAGGTCGACGACGAGTTCCCGGGACCGAAGTTCCAGGGGCCCGAGCAGTGGCGGCTCAAACGCAAGGAGGGCCACGAGATCGACGACTCGATCACGGGCTGTTCGAACTGTATGCGGTGTGACGACGCCTGTCCCTCCTCCGTCCCGCTGAGCCAGATGCACAACACCGCTCGCGGGGAGTACGTCGAGAGCCAGCGGTTCGGGCGCGAGGCGCTCGCCGCGCTCCGGCAGGGCGAACCGCGCGAAGCGCTCGAAATCGTTCGGAATGGGACCGACGGACTCGTCGAGCGGGTTCGCAATCGGGTGCTCGCGAACTACCGGACGTCGGCGTGGCTCGCCTCGAAGGTCCCGTGGCTCGCCAACCGCGCGATGAACTTCGGGCCCGCGCGCTGGCTGATGGAGGCAACGCTCGGCGTCACGAAAGAACGCGAGTTCCCCGCGTTCGCCGACCAGACCTTCCGAGAGTGGTGGGTCGAACGCGGCGGCGCACACGTCGGAAATCCGGACAAACAGGTCGCGTACTTCCACGGCTGTTACTCGAACTTCAACACGCCCGAGGTCGCGAAAGCGATGGTCCACGTGTTCGAGGAGTTCGGGTACGAGGTGCTGGTCCCGCCACAGAAATGTTCGGGAACGCCGATGTTCGCGAACGGAATGCTCGGCGACGCGCGCCGACACGCCGAGACCAACGTCGAGAACCTCGCGGCGGCGATCGACGGCGGAGCCGACATCGTCGCCTCCTGCACGTCGTGTTCGATGGCGCTGCGCCAGGAGTACCCCGAACTGTTCGATCTCGACGGGATCGACTCGGTCGCCGCCCACACCTACGAGGCCGTCGAGTACCTCCGCCTCCACGAGGATCTGGAGGGCGAACTCGCCGCAGCCGAGGTCGACGCGAGCGAGTTCGCCTACCACGCGCCGTGTCACGCCCGGAACCAGGGAATCGACCGGCAGGCGATCGAACTCTTTTCCGACCTCGACGGCGCGACGGTCGAGGACGTCGGCGACTCCTGTTCGGGGATCTCGGGCACCTACGGCTGGAAGGAGGAGAAGTACGACTACTCGATGGAAATCGGCGAAGAGATGTTCGAACACATGGAGAGTGCCGACGGCGAGACCGGGATGACCGAGTGTCCGACCTGCGCGATGCAGATGGAACACGGAACGGGCTACGAGATCAGTCACCCGCTCGAACTCCTCGAAGAAGCGCTGGTCTGA
- a CDS encoding FAD-dependent oxidoreductase codes for MSVTTDVLVIGGGATGTGVARDLAMRGVDVVLVERDGLSGGTTGRSHGLLHSGARYAEADPEGAAACIAENRVLREIAGACLRDTGGYFVQLAGDDPDYFAAKRDACRGLGIEVDVRSGTAARETVPELSSDVERVMQIPDAVAYPSRLVAATAQSARDHGAAIHTDAPLTDLHSDTETAADGATDEAVTAATVGGRVDDRVEAEHVVNATGAWAGECAALAGIDLAMSPTRGVMVAVENEELDTVLNRCREPADGDIVVPHENQVVLGTTSVAVDDPDEYPQPGRAVERMIDECAAMVPVLDGREPARTYWGVRPLYDPGAAGEGARAISRDFFLLDHEARDDIDGFTSIVGGKLTTHRRMAEAVADHVCARLGVDVACRTADEPLPGHDDPAVLDELVREFDAGSPADRDVTGA; via the coding sequence GTGTCCGTAACAACCGACGTGCTCGTGATCGGCGGCGGGGCCACCGGGACCGGCGTCGCGCGCGATCTCGCGATGCGCGGGGTCGACGTCGTGCTCGTTGAACGCGACGGCCTCTCCGGCGGGACCACCGGCCGCTCGCACGGCCTGCTCCACAGCGGGGCGCGCTACGCCGAGGCCGACCCCGAGGGCGCTGCGGCGTGCATCGCCGAAAACCGCGTGCTCCGAGAGATTGCGGGGGCGTGTCTCCGCGACACCGGCGGCTACTTCGTCCAGCTCGCGGGCGACGATCCCGACTACTTCGCGGCGAAGCGCGACGCGTGCCGTGGCCTCGGGATCGAGGTCGACGTCCGCTCCGGGACGGCAGCACGCGAGACCGTCCCGGAACTCTCGTCCGACGTCGAGCGCGTCATGCAGATCCCCGACGCCGTGGCGTACCCATCACGGCTGGTCGCCGCGACCGCACAGAGTGCCCGCGATCACGGGGCTGCGATTCACACCGACGCCCCTCTAACCGACCTCCACAGCGACACCGAGACAGCCGCGGACGGAGCCACGGACGAGGCGGTCACTGCCGCGACGGTCGGTGGAAGAGTCGACGACCGCGTGGAGGCCGAGCACGTCGTGAACGCCACGGGCGCGTGGGCTGGCGAGTGCGCCGCGCTCGCGGGGATCGACCTGGCGATGAGCCCGACGCGCGGCGTCATGGTCGCGGTCGAAAACGAGGAGCTCGACACCGTGCTCAACCGCTGCCGCGAGCCCGCCGACGGCGACATCGTGGTTCCACACGAGAACCAAGTCGTGCTCGGCACGACCAGCGTCGCGGTCGACGACCCCGACGAGTATCCACAGCCGGGACGGGCGGTCGAGCGGATGATCGACGAGTGCGCTGCGATGGTGCCGGTGCTCGACGGCCGCGAGCCCGCACGCACCTACTGGGGTGTCAGACCGCTCTACGATCCCGGGGCGGCAGGCGAGGGCGCACGCGCCATCTCGCGGGATTTCTTCCTGCTGGATCACGAGGCGCGCGACGACATCGATGGGTTCACCAGCATCGTCGGCGGGAAGCTCACTACCCATCGACGGATGGCCGAGGCGGTCGCGGACCACGTTTGCGCCCGGCTGGGCGTCGACGTCGCGTGTCGGACCGCCGACGAGCCATTGCCGGGCCACGACGATCCGGCCGTCCTCGACGAGTTGGTCCGGGAGTTCGACGCCGGCTCGCCCGCCGATCGGGACGTGACCGGTGCGTGA
- a CDS encoding amidohydrolase: MTTLEIVGGRVLRPDMTVERADVLADQETGDILAVGDVPGGDETLDATGGLVIPGLVNAHTHVAMALLRGYADDKPLHDWLREDIWPIEGVLEPDDVRAGAELGLVEMIRSGTTGFCDMYFDVGEIVDAVDRAGLRARVGYGSVTVGKDEEAAREELETGLRVAQEYDGAADGRVSTAFMPHSLTTVDGEELDEFVPQAREAGVPIHTHANETTGEVEPIVDEHDERPLAYAVGHGLLEDRDFIAHGTHCDESEIELLAERGAGVVHCPASNMKLASGIAPVQAMCDAGVAVGIGTDGAASNNDLSMFDELRDAAMVGKLAAGDASAVDAPTAFGMATAGSAAVAGFDAGRIAEGKNADLAVVDLDRAHLTPHHDLVSHLVYAVTAADVRHTVCDGRVLMRDREVLTLDADAVRETAERRARAAVDRAES, encoded by the coding sequence ATGACGACGCTCGAAATCGTCGGCGGGCGCGTGCTCCGCCCCGATATGACCGTCGAACGCGCGGACGTGCTCGCCGACCAGGAAACCGGCGACATCCTCGCGGTCGGCGACGTTCCGGGTGGCGACGAAACGCTCGACGCTACCGGCGGTCTCGTGATTCCGGGACTCGTGAACGCCCACACCCACGTTGCAATGGCGCTGCTGCGGGGATACGCCGACGACAAGCCGCTCCACGACTGGCTCCGCGAGGACATCTGGCCGATCGAGGGCGTCCTCGAACCCGACGACGTCCGTGCGGGGGCCGAACTCGGACTGGTGGAGATGATCCGATCGGGAACGACGGGATTTTGCGATATGTACTTCGATGTCGGCGAGATCGTCGACGCCGTCGATCGTGCGGGCCTCCGAGCACGGGTTGGCTACGGCTCGGTCACCGTCGGGAAAGACGAGGAAGCGGCCCGCGAGGAACTCGAAACGGGACTCCGGGTGGCCCAGGAGTACGACGGCGCGGCCGATGGCCGGGTCTCGACCGCATTCATGCCCCACAGCCTCACCACCGTCGATGGTGAGGAGCTCGACGAGTTCGTTCCACAAGCGCGCGAGGCAGGTGTGCCGATCCACACCCACGCGAACGAAACGACGGGGGAAGTCGAACCGATCGTCGATGAACACGACGAACGGCCGCTCGCGTACGCCGTAGGTCACGGGCTGCTCGAAGATCGCGACTTCATCGCCCACGGGACTCACTGCGACGAGAGCGAGATCGAACTGCTCGCCGAGCGCGGCGCGGGCGTGGTCCACTGCCCCGCCTCGAACATGAAGCTCGCGAGCGGGATCGCGCCGGTCCAGGCGATGTGCGACGCTGGCGTCGCCGTCGGAATCGGCACCGACGGCGCGGCCTCGAACAACGATCTCTCGATGTTCGACGAGCTCCGCGACGCCGCGATGGTCGGCAAGCTCGCTGCCGGGGACGCGAGCGCGGTCGACGCACCGACGGCGTTCGGAATGGCCACCGCGGGGAGCGCCGCGGTCGCGGGGTTCGACGCCGGCCGGATCGCCGAGGGGAAAAACGCCGATCTCGCCGTCGTCGACCTCGATCGAGCCCACCTCACGCCACACCACGATCTCGTGAGTCATCTCGTCTACGCCGTCACTGCGGCCGACGTGCGCCACACGGTCTGTGACGGCCGGGTGCTGATGCGCGACCGCGAGGTGCTGACGCTCGACGCCGATGCGGTGCGCGAGACGGCCGAGCGCCGGGCACGGGCGGCCGTCGACCGCGCGGAGTCCTGA
- a CDS encoding PQQ-dependent sugar dehydrogenase codes for MTRTTATAADTAEQDRSEVTRRRLLRTTAAGAVAGVVGYGGATTSATAQDGGPVPAGPTVALESVAGGFEMPTDFATPSGDDRRFVVDRPGQIYVVGADGRREEPFLDVSDLMTPVEGEQGLLGLAFHPDFETNGRFYLRYSAPATDATPDSHSHTAVLAEFRANDDRTAARPGSERRLLEVPEPQSNHNAGALAFGPDGFLYVPFGDGGAANDIGTGHVDDWYDANDGGNGQDVTENFLGSLLRIDVDSRTGDKPYGIPDDNPLVGEEGLDEQFAWGFRNPWRMGFSDGALYVGDVGQNRYEEVDRVVKGGNYGWNVKEGTHCFSTGEETTECPDTTPQNVRGGEPLRDPVIEYPHTRDGETIGISVIGGYVYDGAIDALGGQYVFGDYSQDGSPKGSLFAATPSDEGLWEFTKLEIAGADDGELGGYLLDVGRDDAGELYALTAGGDLGGAVHKLVSPGESRGTAANATGSANGTDAGTNATAETTAGTEANGSGAGGADTATGTDGANGTAAGEEGAENGTSTGSGPGFGAVAVLSGLASVVAYLLAGEE; via the coding sequence GTGACCCGCACGACAGCGACGGCAGCTGACACTGCCGAGCAGGATCGGTCGGAAGTGACCCGTCGCCGACTACTCCGAACGACTGCGGCCGGTGCGGTCGCCGGAGTGGTCGGATACGGTGGTGCCACCACGAGCGCGACCGCACAGGACGGTGGTCCCGTTCCAGCAGGGCCGACCGTGGCGCTCGAATCCGTCGCCGGGGGATTCGAGATGCCGACCGACTTCGCGACACCCTCTGGCGACGACCGTCGGTTCGTGGTCGATCGCCCGGGACAGATCTACGTCGTCGGGGCGGACGGCCGGCGTGAAGAGCCGTTCCTCGACGTCAGCGATCTGATGACGCCCGTCGAGGGTGAGCAGGGACTGCTCGGGCTCGCGTTCCACCCTGATTTCGAGACGAACGGACGATTTTACCTGCGCTACAGCGCCCCAGCGACCGACGCGACGCCCGACAGCCACTCCCACACAGCGGTGCTCGCCGAGTTCCGCGCGAACGACGACCGAACCGCGGCGCGGCCCGGCTCCGAGCGCCGACTGCTCGAAGTCCCCGAACCCCAGAGCAACCACAACGCGGGCGCGCTCGCGTTCGGTCCCGACGGGTTTCTCTACGTGCCGTTCGGCGACGGCGGCGCGGCCAACGACATCGGTACCGGCCACGTCGACGACTGGTACGACGCGAACGACGGCGGCAACGGCCAGGACGTCACCGAGAACTTCCTCGGATCGCTCCTCCGGATCGACGTCGACAGCCGGACGGGAGACAAGCCGTACGGAATCCCCGACGACAACCCGCTCGTCGGCGAGGAGGGCCTCGACGAGCAGTTCGCGTGGGGCTTTCGCAACCCGTGGCGGATGGGGTTCAGTGATGGGGCGCTGTACGTCGGCGACGTCGGCCAGAACCGCTACGAGGAGGTCGATCGAGTCGTGAAAGGCGGCAACTACGGCTGGAACGTGAAGGAGGGAACCCACTGTTTCAGCACGGGCGAGGAGACGACCGAGTGTCCCGACACGACACCGCAGAACGTCCGCGGCGGCGAACCGCTCCGCGATCCCGTCATCGAGTACCCCCATACCCGCGACGGCGAGACCATCGGTATTTCGGTCATCGGCGGGTACGTCTACGACGGCGCGATCGATGCGCTCGGCGGCCAGTACGTCTTCGGCGATTACAGCCAGGACGGCAGCCCAAAAGGATCGTTGTTCGCCGCCACACCCAGCGACGAGGGGCTCTGGGAGTTCACAAAACTCGAAATCGCCGGCGCGGACGACGGCGAACTCGGCGGCTACTTGCTCGATGTGGGTCGGGACGATGCCGGCGAACTCTACGCCCTGACGGCCGGTGGTGATCTCGGCGGCGCGGTCCACAAGCTCGTCTCGCCCGGCGAATCGAGGGGGACGGCCGCAAACGCGACCGGGAGCGCGAACGGAACGGATGCGGGGACGAATGCAACGGCCGAAACAACAGCGGGAACCGAAGCGAACGGTAGCGGCGCGGGCGGTGCGGACACTGCGACCGGAACGGATGGAGCGAACGGAACGGCGGCGGGTGAGGAAGGAGCCGAGAACGGAACGAGCACCGGCTCGGGGCCGGGATTCGGTGCGGTCGCAGTGCTGTCGGGCCTCGCAAGCGTCGTCGCCTACCTGCTCGCGGGCGAGGAGTAG
- a CDS encoding PQQ-dependent sugar dehydrogenase: MTGDPRNTDGHQASRRRFLGAAAAGALAGVGGLGSATAQSEPEEIRLGGEIAGWQGRAPDAIAGETNPTLNLEPGTDYRIVWENLDGMGHNVALLDADGATLERTEVMSGEGTTQSLTFTARKTMAEYICEPHSGTMRGAVAVDEGSVAETDTTESEAGSSGSAGGPVPQGPTVALETVAGGFQVPTDFATAPGDDRQFVVDLPGRIYTVASGGGRGEPFLDVSDRLAERTGERGLLGLAFHPEFDENRRFFLRYSAPLAEDAPDEFSHTERLSEFRATEDATGVVEGSERVLLAVDEPTKFHNGGALAFGPDDFLYASYGDGGGSRDTGPGHAADWYEANTGGNGQDVTENLLGSILRIDVDGADGDRPYAIPDDNPLVGEAGLSEHYAWGFRNPWRMGFSDGELYVADVGQSRFEEVDRVVKGGNYGWNVKEGTHCYSTANPGAIPDECPDSTPPDVRGGEPLRDPVIEYPHARDGEPIGLSVIGGYVYDGAIGSLDGTYVFGDYSQEGDPQGSLFAATPSDEGLWEFEKLSVAGADDGELGGYLIDIGRDDSGELYALTSAGDLGGAVHKLVSSDESRGTAANATASANGTTTNGTTTDATETTVEPTDSPATGTTRETSTETAGSATETTAMATETTETTTVGTNATSTLSAESTSGETDGTNPDETSDADGPGFGVFAALAGLAGVAARRFVRR; encoded by the coding sequence ATGACAGGTGATCCACGCAACACTGACGGGCACCAGGCATCCCGCCGCCGATTTCTCGGAGCGGCCGCTGCCGGTGCGCTCGCGGGTGTCGGCGGCCTCGGCAGCGCCACGGCCCAGTCGGAGCCCGAGGAGATTCGGCTCGGCGGCGAAATCGCCGGCTGGCAGGGCCGCGCGCCCGACGCGATCGCCGGCGAGACCAACCCCACGCTGAATCTCGAACCGGGAACCGACTACCGCATCGTCTGGGAGAACCTCGACGGGATGGGCCACAACGTCGCGCTGCTCGACGCCGACGGCGCGACGCTCGAACGCACCGAGGTGATGAGCGGGGAGGGCACGACCCAGTCACTCACGTTCACGGCGCGCAAGACGATGGCCGAGTACATCTGCGAGCCACACAGCGGTACGATGCGCGGAGCGGTCGCCGTCGATGAAGGATCGGTGGCCGAAACCGACACCACCGAAAGCGAGGCCGGGTCCTCCGGAAGCGCGGGCGGTCCCGTCCCACAGGGGCCGACCGTCGCGCTCGAAACCGTCGCTGGCGGGTTCCAGGTCCCGACCGACTTCGCCACCGCGCCCGGCGACGACCGTCAGTTCGTCGTCGATCTCCCAGGACGGATCTACACCGTCGCGTCGGGCGGCGGGCGCGGGGAACCGTTTCTCGATGTCAGCGACCGTCTCGCCGAACGCACCGGCGAACGCGGGCTGCTCGGGCTCGCGTTCCATCCGGAGTTCGACGAGAACCGGCGCTTTTTCCTGCGTTACAGCGCGCCGCTGGCCGAGGACGCCCCCGACGAGTTCTCGCATACGGAGCGGCTCTCGGAGTTCCGTGCGACCGAGGACGCGACCGGTGTGGTCGAGGGCTCCGAACGGGTCCTACTGGCGGTCGACGAACCCACGAAGTTCCACAACGGCGGCGCACTCGCGTTCGGCCCCGACGACTTCCTCTACGCCTCGTACGGCGACGGGGGCGGATCGAGAGACACCGGCCCCGGCCACGCCGCGGACTGGTACGAAGCAAACACGGGCGGCAACGGCCAGGACGTCACCGAGAACTTGCTGGGATCGATCCTCCGGATCGACGTCGATGGCGCGGACGGGGACAGACCCTACGCGATCCCCGACGACAACCCGCTGGTGGGCGAAGCCGGCCTCAGCGAACACTACGCGTGGGGCTTTCGGAACCCCTGGCGGATGGGGTTTTCCGACGGGGAGCTCTACGTCGCGGACGTCGGTCAGAGCCGGTTCGAGGAAGTCGATCGGGTCGTGAAGGGCGGCAACTACGGGTGGAACGTGAAGGAGGGTACGCACTGTTACAGCACCGCGAACCCGGGAGCGATCCCGGACGAGTGTCCCGATTCGACACCGCCGGACGTCCGTGGCGGCGAACCGCTCCGCGATCCCGTCATCGAGTACCCACACGCCCGCGACGGCGAACCGATCGGCCTCTCGGTCATCGGTGGCTACGTCTACGACGGTGCGATCGGTTCGCTCGACGGCACGTACGTTTTCGGCGATTACAGCCAAGAGGGAGATCCACAAGGTTCGCTGTTCGCCGCCACACCCAGCGACGAGGGCCTCTGGGAGTTCGAGAAACTCTCGGTTGCGGGCGCGGACGACGGCGAGCTCGGCGGCTACCTCATCGACATCGGCCGGGACGATTCCGGCGAACTCTACGCACTCACGTCCGCCGGCGACCTCGGTGGCGCGGTCCACAAGCTCGTCTCCTCCGACGAATCGAGAGGAACGGCCGCAAACGCGACCGCGAGCGCGAACGGAACGACGACCAACGGAACGACGACTGACGCAACCGAGACGACGGTCGAACCGACCGACTCGCCAGCGACGGGGACGACGCGTGAAACCTCGACCGAGACGGCCGGATCGGCGACCGAAACGACTGCTATGGCGACGGAAACGACCGAGACGACGACCGTCGGGACGAACGCGACCTCGACGCTATCGGCAGAATCGACGTCGGGAGAGACGGATGGAACGAACCCGGACGAAACGAGCGACGCCGATGGTCCCGGGTTCGGGGTCTTCGCTGCGCTCGCCGGGCTGGCGGGTGTGGCGGCACGCCGCTTCGTGAGACGATAA
- a CDS encoding DUF7537 family lipoprotein codes for MNRSQVFAIAVAVVVVLSGCNALTGSDTETDTPTVTPAAVPTDEPTPTPMPMLAPGLTQAGVVSVSELAGAHEAALANNSHTVVSNNTVRYENDTLRHQMNRTMRVAEGSEPFYAISRYDGSGRQPVVSSQRIERWSEGEQLYSAVVRKNDTRYSVSALNRVFFSVQNREQFIKLFNALETRVVGQETRNGTELYRVRATNVSNPEYLPRSVLNASKNPQNVSFRALVDSQGIVRSYYLGYTATDIRRRVNTTNRVTQSLRYTDIGSTTVERPDWYEAANRTTTVAE; via the coding sequence GTGAACCGTTCGCAGGTCTTCGCTATCGCTGTCGCCGTGGTGGTCGTGCTCTCGGGCTGTAACGCTCTCACCGGTAGCGACACCGAAACGGACACACCAACCGTTACCCCGGCCGCCGTCCCGACCGACGAACCGACACCCACCCCGATGCCGATGCTCGCGCCGGGACTCACACAGGCAGGCGTCGTGAGTGTGAGCGAGCTGGCGGGCGCTCACGAGGCCGCCCTCGCCAACAATTCGCATACAGTCGTGTCAAATAACACTGTCAGATACGAAAACGACACGCTTCGTCATCAGATGAACCGAACGATGCGAGTAGCGGAGGGGTCGGAACCGTTCTACGCCATTAGCAGATACGATGGATCGGGACGGCAACCCGTCGTCTCCTCACAGCGTATCGAGCGATGGTCGGAGGGTGAACAGCTATACTCCGCGGTCGTCCGAAAAAACGATACGAGGTATTCAGTAAGCGCGTTGAATCGGGTGTTCTTCAGTGTGCAGAACAGAGAGCAGTTCATCAAGCTCTTCAACGCGCTCGAAACGCGCGTCGTCGGTCAGGAGACACGCAACGGCACGGAACTCTACCGGGTTCGGGCGACGAACGTCTCGAACCCGGAGTACCTCCCACGATCCGTTCTCAACGCCTCGAAAAACCCGCAGAACGTCTCGTTCCGGGCGCTCGTCGACTCTCAAGGTATCGTTCGGTCGTACTATCTCGGCTACACCGCGACCGACATCCGGCGGAGAGTCAACACCACGAACCGCGTCACGCAGTCGCTTCGCTACACCGACATCGGCTCGACGACCGTCGAGCGACCTGATTGGTACGAGGCGGCGAACCGAACGACCACGGTGGCAGAATGA
- a CDS encoding PH domain-containing protein → MKLHPLSLPLRALPRGVNGAAMGFFLSIVVTEVGIVSLGSLAPAVTLAVLGFVFGAGYEVVYYRRFEYDVTADTFDIGSGVISRREREIPLRRIQNVDISRGIVQRALSIAAIDVETAGGGETEASLRYVGYDEAKRLQRDLRRGAREDSDEDGRGARTEDTTDADAAAADAATADAAEPRRRDEPEELLFALSPRNLAILGLVAPDLRALLPVLFFAVPTVGISIPDLLAETGAFTVGPRGAALAIVSWIGTAAVTAARYYDFRLTRIGDELRYERGLLSRYDGSIPIGKIQQIDVRENVLMRRVGYASLAIETAGYTPGEGPSGGSEAAIPLAGRARVLSLARSIEGFEFDEPEFTRPPRRARRRYAVRYALALGLLAGVLWIANIFLDVSLLRYWYAPLVAIVLAPIGGHYKWLHRGYDVGSRHVQTRNGFWRRSIAVVPAYRVQTVIQTATPFQRWRSLATVAIDTAGSLSVTDRGARAVDFDANEATELRERVRRGLQASLTARRKPLSTSTPSGDTPLGRVSTNEDRDEVG, encoded by the coding sequence ATGAAACTTCACCCACTCTCGCTGCCGCTTCGGGCGCTGCCGCGTGGGGTAAACGGCGCAGCGATGGGATTTTTTCTCTCCATCGTCGTGACCGAGGTCGGGATCGTTTCGCTCGGCTCGCTCGCACCTGCAGTGACCCTCGCCGTCCTCGGGTTCGTGTTCGGGGCGGGCTACGAGGTCGTCTACTACCGGCGATTCGAGTACGACGTGACGGCGGACACGTTCGACATCGGCTCGGGCGTGATCTCACGGCGCGAGCGCGAGATCCCGCTCCGGCGGATCCAGAACGTCGATATCTCGCGGGGGATCGTCCAGCGCGCCCTCTCGATCGCGGCCATCGACGTCGAGACCGCCGGCGGCGGTGAGACCGAGGCGAGCCTCCGGTACGTGGGCTACGACGAGGCGAAACGCCTCCAGCGTGACCTGCGGCGCGGCGCACGCGAAGACAGCGACGAGGATGGACGAGGGGCGCGTACCGAGGACACGACCGATGCGGACGCGGCTGCCGCGGACGCGGCTACTGCGGACGCAGCCGAACCCCGACGCCGTGACGAGCCCGAGGAGCTGCTGTTCGCGCTCTCGCCACGGAACCTCGCGATACTGGGGCTGGTGGCTCCCGACCTCCGTGCGCTCCTGCCCGTGCTCTTCTTCGCCGTTCCCACGGTCGGGATCTCGATTCCCGACCTCCTCGCCGAGACCGGCGCGTTCACGGTCGGGCCGCGCGGGGCGGCGCTCGCGATCGTCTCGTGGATCGGCACCGCCGCAGTGACCGCCGCGCGGTACTACGATTTCCGGCTCACCCGAATCGGCGACGAACTCCGATACGAGCGCGGACTGCTCAGCCGATACGACGGCTCGATCCCGATCGGAAAGATCCAGCAGATCGACGTGCGCGAGAACGTCCTGATGCGCCGGGTCGGCTACGCGTCGCTCGCCATCGAGACTGCGGGCTACACGCCGGGCGAGGGGCCATCCGGCGGTTCGGAGGCGGCGATCCCGCTCGCGGGGCGTGCCCGCGTGCTCTCCCTCGCCCGCTCGATCGAGGGGTTCGAGTTTGACGAGCCGGAGTTCACCCGCCCGCCTCGCCGTGCCAGGCGGCGCTACGCGGTCCGGTATGCGCTCGCGCTCGGCCTGCTCGCGGGCGTCCTCTGGATCGCGAACATCTTCCTCGACGTGTCGCTTCTCCGCTACTGGTACGCCCCGCTCGTGGCGATCGTGCTCGCACCGATCGGCGGCCACTACAAGTGGCTCCATCGCGGGTACGACGTGGGTAGCAGGCACGTCCAGACGCGCAACGGGTTCTGGCGGCGCTCGATCGCAGTCGTGCCCGCCTACCGCGTCCAAACGGTGATCCAGACCGCGACACCCTTCCAGCGGTGGCGGTCGCTCGCCACGGTCGCGATCGATACCGCCGGATCGCTCTCGGTCACCGATCGGGGCGCACGCGCAGTGGATTTCGACGCGAACGAGGCTACCGAACTCCGCGAACGGGTCCGACGTGGGTTGCAGGCGAGTCTCACCGCGCGCCGAAAGCCGCTCTCGACGAGCACCCCCTCCGGCGACACACCGCTCGGACGAGTTTCGACGAACGAGGACCGTGACGAGGTCGGATAG
- a CDS encoding PH domain-containing protein produces MERLDPRVRIVWLGGSLLTALVVAVAVGIADRRWFEIGVWVGPVVFVVLALIGVGYTLQRYRVWGFDIEADAVTLERGVVTRVNSVVPFVRVQHVDSQRGPIERLAGLSSVVVYTAGSRGADVTIPGLRPERAETIQAELRRLATESEPGELEDAV; encoded by the coding sequence ATGGAACGGCTCGATCCCCGCGTGCGGATCGTCTGGCTCGGGGGCTCGCTTCTCACGGCGCTGGTGGTGGCTGTGGCGGTCGGAATCGCCGATCGACGATGGTTCGAGATCGGTGTCTGGGTCGGACCCGTCGTTTTCGTCGTCCTCGCCCTGATCGGTGTGGGCTACACGCTCCAGCGATACCGGGTCTGGGGGTTCGACATCGAGGCGGACGCGGTCACGCTCGAACGCGGCGTCGTGACCCGTGTGAACTCGGTCGTCCCGTTCGTTCGGGTCCAGCACGTCGATTCACAACGGGGACCGATCGAACGGCTCGCCGGGCTGTCGAGCGTGGTCGTCTACACCGCGGGCTCGCGAGGGGCTGACGTCACGATTCCTGGACTCCGACCAGAGCGCGCCGAAACGATCCAGGCCGAGCTTCGCCGGCTCGCCACCGAGAGCGAACCCGGCGAGCTGGAGGATGCGGTGTAA